GCCCGCGCGCCGGGCTCGACGGAGACGTGGCCGGCCACCCAGTAGCCGGCCGCGGCCGGGCTGACCGCGCTGGCGACCAGGGCCGCCGCGACCGCGATGACGCCGTCGAGCACGACGGGCACCCGGCGCGAGGCCGCCCCGAGCATGAAGCCGGCGAGGGCCGCGTGCTCGAGCCCGCCGACCTCGGCCAGGACGGCCAGAGGCTCGGAGCGGTCGAGCCGGGCGAGCGCGCGCTCCACCACGGCCGTCTTGCGCTCGAGCATCGCGTCGTCGATGCCCGTGCCACGCCCGGTGACCTCCCCCGGCTCGCTGCGGGTCAGTGCGGCGACCAGGGCCGCCGAGGCGGTGGTGTTGGCGATGCCCATGTCGCCGGTGACGAGAAGGTCGGCGCCGCCGTCGACGAGGTCGTGGGCCACGGCGATGCCGGCCTCCAGCGCCTGCCGCGCCTCGGCCCGGGTCATGGCAGGCCCCTCGGCCAGGTCCTGCGTGCCGTGGGCGACCTTGCGGTGCAGGAGGTTGGGTGCGGGGGGCAGGTCTCTGGCCACCCCGACGTCGACCACCGTGACGCTGGCCCCGGCCTGCCGCGCGAGGGCGTTGACGACGGCACCGCCGTGCGCGAGGTTGGCCACCATCTGCGCGGTGACCTCCTGCGGCCACGGCGTGACGCCCTGCGCGTGCACCCCGTGGTCGGCGGCGAACACGGCGATGGCCGGGCGCAGCGGCACCGGTGGCGGACAGGTCCGGGCGATCCCGGCGAGCTGCGCGCCGAGGTCCTCCAGGCGGCCCATCGACCCCGGGGGCTTGGTGAGCTGGCCCTGGCGCGCGTCGGCCTCGCCGACCGCCCGCCGGCAGATGGGCGAGATGGCCTCGAGGGTCTGGGACAGCAGCGACATGGCACTCCTTCGTCGATGGCGCGGGCCACCCTAGGCGCGGTGGTGCCTGCACGGCATACCCGGGTCGCGTGGGAGCGAGATCACTTTGACAGCACCGCGGGGCGGGTGGGACGGTTCGCACGTCGAACCAGCCCTTGGTGAGGGGAAGCCGGTCAGAGTCCGGCGCTGTCCCGCAACCGTAGGTCGTCCCTGGCATCCCACCGGGGCGACGAGCCGGAGCACCTGCCCTGGGCCTCGACTCCATCAACAAGTCCGTCGTGGAATGCGGACCGGAGTCAGGGACGTCGCCGGCAGGTCGGCCACGTCTCCTCGCCGGTCGCGAGGAGGAAACCATGTCTCGCACCACCCGGCCCGTCGTGGCCGTCCCGTCCCTGGTCGCCGCCGTGCTGCTCGCGCTGGTCGCGGCCGTCGTCGCCCCGGCTGCCCCCGCCAGTGCCGCGGCCTACCGCTACTGGGGCTACTTCCAGCTCCAGGACGCCACCTGGGCCTTCGCCAGCAAGGGCGCCGACCAGCTCACCCCCGCCGACGGCTCCGTCGAGGGCTGGCGCTTCGCCGTCGCCGGCGAGACCGACGCGCGTATGCCGCGTGCGACCGCCAGCTTCGACGACCTCTGCGGTGACGCCGCCGCCGAGGCCGGGAAGAAGCGCGTCGGCGTCGTCATCGACTACGGCCGCGCCGCCGACACCGAGGACGGCAAGCAGCCCCCGGCCCCGGTCGGCCGGTGCGCGGTCGTCGACACCAAGGCCACCGGCGCCGAGGTGCTCGCCGCCGTCGCGTCCGTGCGCGCCGAGGGCGCCATGATCTGCGGCATCGACAACCACCCCGCCACCGGCTGCGGCGGTGAGGTCAAGGTGGTCAGCCCCGAGGCCAAGGCCACCGACACCCCGGTGCAGCTCGCGGCCGCGACGCCGTCGGCCGACGCCGCGCAGGCCCCCGCCGACGACGCCGACCAGGGCGGCACCAGCGCACTGACCTACGCCGCCCTGGCGATCGTGCTCGCCGTTGTCGCGCTGCTCATCACCGCCGCCGCGCGCCGCCGGCGCGCCAACTGAGGCGGCTGGCACTCCACCGTGGCTCCCCGGCTCGGCCCCACTCCCCTCCCCAGGCTGCTGCACCCCGCGGCCTGGTGGGCCTGGGGTGTGGGGCTGGCCGTGGCCGCGTCGCAGACGACCAACCCGCTGCTGCTGGCACTCATCGTGGCCGTCGCGGCCTGGGTGGTCCTCGAGCGGCGTGAGGTGGGGGCCACCAACTCCCTGGTCCCCTTCCTGCTGGTCGGGCTCTTCGCCATCGCCCTCAGGGTGGTCATGGTCGGGCTCCTCGGTGGCGGGGTCACCGGCCGGGTCGTGCTCCTCCGGCTTCCCGAGGTGCCCCTGCCCGCCTGGACGAGCGGGGTCCGCATCGGCGGTGCGGTCACCCTCGAGGGCCTGCTGGCAGCGGTCTACGAGGGCCTTAGGCTGGCGGCCATCCTGGCCTGTCTGGGCGCCGTCAACGCCCTCGCGAGCCCACGTCGCCTGCTGCGCTACGTGCCGGCCACCCTCTACGAGGTGGGCACCGCCGTCGTCGTGGCGCTGACGTTCGCGCCGCAGATGGTGGACGACGCAGCCCGGGTCAGGGCCGCCCGCCGGCTGCGGGGCCACTCGGGGAGGGGCCTGCGCGAGCTCGGCCGCCTGGCCGTGCCGGTGCTCGTCGGTTCCCTCGAACGCTCCCTCAGCCTGGCCGCCTCCATGGAGTCGCGCGGCTACGGCCGGGTCGTGCGCCGCAGCGCCACCTCGAGCCGGCTGGCGGCGCTGTTCACCCTCGTCGGGCTGATCGGCGTGGTCGTCGGCCTGTACGGCCTGCTCGACGCGACCAGCCCTGCGGTGCTGGGCGTCCCGATGCTCGTCACCGGCGTGCTGTGCGCGGCCGCCGCCCTCGTGGTGGGGGCCCGGCGCGATCCCCGCACGCGCTACCGCCGCGACCCCTGGGCCGGGCCGGAGTGGCTGGTCTCGCTGAGCGGACTCGTGCCCGCCCTCGTGCTCACCGCAGGCGCCGTGCTGGCCTGGCGGGGCCTGGTGCCACAGCAGGTTCCGGCAGCCCTGCCACCGGTACCCCTCGGTATGGTTGCGGCGATCGCCGTGGCTGCCCTGCCGGCGGTCGCCGCCCCAGTCCCTCCCCTACTCGCCCGCGCACGTGAGGCAGCCACATGATCGAGTTCGATGCCGTCGGCGTGAGCTACGCGGACGAGGGCGGCACGGGCGCCGACGCGACGGACACCGCGACCACGGTCTTCACCGGGGCGAGCTTCCGCGTGCCGGAGGGTGAGCTGGTGCTGGTGGTCGGCCCGACCGGCTCGGGGAAGTCGTCGCTGCTGCGCTGCATCAACGGCCTGGTTCCCCACTTCTCCGGCGGCACCCTGCACGGCACCGTGCGGGTGGCCGGCCGCGACACCCGCACCCACCGCCCGCGCGACCTCGCCGACCTCGTCGGCTTCGTGGTGCAGGACCCGATGTCGTCGTTCGTGACGGAGACGGTCGAGGAGGAGATCGCCTACGGCATGGAGGCACTCGGGGTGGACGCCACCGCGATGCGCCGCCGTGTGGAGGAGACCCTCGACCTCCTCGGGCTGGCCGACGTCCGCGGCCGCCCGCTGCGCGACCTCTCCGGCGGACAGCAGCAGCGCGTGGCCATCGGTGCGGTCCTCGCTGCCGGCCCGCGCATCCTGGTGCTCGACGAGCCGACCTCGGCGCTCGACCCGGTGGCGGCCGAGGACGTGCTGGCCACCCTGCACCGCCTCGTGCACGACCTCGGCATCACGGTCGTGGTCGCCGAGCACCGGCTCGAGCGGGTGATCCACCACGCCGACCACGTGGTCCTCATCCGTGACGGCCGGGTCTCGGGCCTCCTCGACCCAGCCGAGGCCATGGTCACCTCCCCGATCTACCCGCCGATCATCGGCCTCGGGCGCGCCCTGCGGTGGTCGCCGCTCCCGCTGTCGATCCGTGACGCCCGGCGCCGCGCCGGCGACGTGCGGGACAGCCTGTCCGCCCTCGTGCCGACACCCGCCGAGGCGGCCTCCGCGGGCGGCGCGCCCCTGGCCGAGGTCGAGGGCCTGACGGTGCGCCGCGGGCCCGTCGTCGCCCTGCGGTCGGTGAGCCTGGCCGTCGGCGGCGGTGAGGTCGTGGCGGTCATGGGCCGCAACGGCGCCGGGAAGTCGACCCTCCTCGCCGCGCTGGTCGGCCAGGTCCGCCCCGTCACCGGGACGGCTCGGCTCGGCTCGCTCGACCCCGCCAGGGCGCAGCCTGCGCAGATCGTGCGCCGAGCGGGGATGGTGCCGCAGGACCCCTCGCTGATCCTGTACGCGGAGTCCGTCGGGGACGAGTGCGCAGCCGCCGACCGGGACTTCGCCCTGCCCGCGGGCACCACTGCTGCGGTGCTCGGCCGCATCGCCCCGGGCCTCGACCCCGCCCAACAC
This Knoellia sp. p5-6-4 DNA region includes the following protein-coding sequences:
- the cobT gene encoding nicotinate-nucleotide--dimethylbenzimidazole phosphoribosyltransferase, with amino-acid sequence MSLLSQTLEAISPICRRAVGEADARQGQLTKPPGSMGRLEDLGAQLAGIARTCPPPVPLRPAIAVFAADHGVHAQGVTPWPQEVTAQMVANLAHGGAVVNALARQAGASVTVVDVGVARDLPPAPNLLHRKVAHGTQDLAEGPAMTRAEARQALEAGIAVAHDLVDGGADLLVTGDMGIANTTASAALVAALTRSEPGEVTGRGTGIDDAMLERKTAVVERALARLDRSEPLAVLAEVGGLEHAALAGFMLGAASRRVPVVLDGVIAVAAALVASAVSPAAAGYWVAGHVSVEPGARAALDHLGMEPLLDLGLRLGEGSGAALAVPLVQSAARLLTEVATFDSAGVAST
- a CDS encoding SCO2322 family protein is translated as MSRTTRPVVAVPSLVAAVLLALVAAVVAPAAPASAAAYRYWGYFQLQDATWAFASKGADQLTPADGSVEGWRFAVAGETDARMPRATASFDDLCGDAAAEAGKKRVGVVIDYGRAADTEDGKQPPAPVGRCAVVDTKATGAEVLAAVASVRAEGAMICGIDNHPATGCGGEVKVVSPEAKATDTPVQLAAATPSADAAQAPADDADQGGTSALTYAALAIVLAVVALLITAAARRRRAN
- a CDS encoding energy-coupling factor transporter transmembrane component T — encoded protein: MAPRLGPTPLPRLLHPAAWWAWGVGLAVAASQTTNPLLLALIVAVAAWVVLERREVGATNSLVPFLLVGLFAIALRVVMVGLLGGGVTGRVVLLRLPEVPLPAWTSGVRIGGAVTLEGLLAAVYEGLRLAAILACLGAVNALASPRRLLRYVPATLYEVGTAVVVALTFAPQMVDDAARVRAARRLRGHSGRGLRELGRLAVPVLVGSLERSLSLAASMESRGYGRVVRRSATSSRLAALFTLVGLIGVVVGLYGLLDATSPAVLGVPMLVTGVLCAAAALVVGARRDPRTRYRRDPWAGPEWLVSLSGLVPALVLTAGAVLAWRGLVPQQVPAALPPVPLGMVAAIAVAALPAVAAPVPPLLARAREAAT
- a CDS encoding ABC transporter ATP-binding protein gives rise to the protein MIEFDAVGVSYADEGGTGADATDTATTVFTGASFRVPEGELVLVVGPTGSGKSSLLRCINGLVPHFSGGTLHGTVRVAGRDTRTHRPRDLADLVGFVVQDPMSSFVTETVEEEIAYGMEALGVDATAMRRRVEETLDLLGLADVRGRPLRDLSGGQQQRVAIGAVLAAGPRILVLDEPTSALDPVAAEDVLATLHRLVHDLGITVVVAEHRLERVIHHADHVVLIRDGRVSGLLDPAEAMVTSPIYPPIIGLGRALRWSPLPLSIRDARRRAGDVRDSLSALVPTPAEAASAGGAPLAEVEGLTVRRGPVVALRSVSLAVGGGEVVAVMGRNGAGKSTLLAALVGQVRPVTGTARLGSLDPARAQPAQIVRRAGMVPQDPSLILYAESVGDECAAADRDFALPAGTTAAVLGRIAPGLDPAQHPRDLSEGQRVSLALSVILASEPEVVLLDEPTRGLDYAAKRRLVEVLRQLAGRGHAVVLATHDVELAAEVASRVVVLAEGEVVADGSAQAVLSGSPAFAPQISKILHPLHFLTVDQVVAATGAAS